The genomic segment TCGCGGCTGTGGCTAAACCAGAAATCATTAAACTATTCCACGCTACGATCATTTTAGTATCTGTAACGGGGGGAATTCTTCCTAACCAATGATGGGTTTTTGCTTCTTGATTATTTCGAGCAGGAGCAAAGGTTTTTACTGTTTCTGGTAATTCTCCATAGCGAACTTTAAAAAGTTTGGCTAAAGCAGATTCAATAATATTACTTAACTCATCTGAATTTGTTCTTTGTAAAACATTTTTTCCTTCAAAATTTCCGGCTTTTGTAATAGTAAATTGTTCTTGCAAGACGGCATATTCTTCGGGAGTCAAAAATTGTTCTAGTTCGCTATTATGCCAAACATAAAAGGCTCCTTCTTCTGGTTCTGATTCGTTAGAAGAGGTAAAATTATCGGCATCTTGAGACGCATAAAAATACCCTTCTGGAGCCGTCATTTCCCGTTTTAACCAAGCTACAGTTCCTTGAATTGACCGTTTAAAAGCCGGTTTTTGAATTCCCGCACTCCATAAATTCGCTAAATATTCAACAATTTGTCCATTATCATAAAGCATTTTTTCAAAGTGGGGAACTGTCCAAGTCGGGTCAACGGTATAGCGATGAAATCCTCCGGCTACATGATCATAAATTCCCCCTAATGCTAAGTCTAAACCCCGTTGGGTACAAGCTTGTTTGGCATCATATTGATCCTCAATATTAAACCGAATTCTTCGCAATGCCATGTCAGCATAAGGAATCATGGGAAACCTTGGCCCCCCATATTCATTACGGCTAACAACCCCGGTATTAGCTTCTAATCCTTTTTGTAATAAATCTTCCGTTAATTCAGAAATCGGTAAGAGTGTAGCTTGTTGCAAATGCGTCATGATTTCATCTTTAAACGCTTGCAATTTAGTTTTTTCTAAGTCATAAAATCGACGAATTGCTTGTAAAACTTCTAAAAATCCAGGTCTACCATAACGAGGTTCTAAAGGAAAATAAGTTCCACCATAAAAGGGAATTCGTTCATCAGGGGTTAGGAAAATATTTAACGGCCATCCTCCTTGACCCGTCATCATTTGTAAAGCTTGCATATAAATACTATCAATTTCGGGTCGTTCTTCTCGATCTACTTTAATGGGGAGGAAATTTTGATTCATATATTGGGCAATTCCTGGGTCAGAAAATGCCTCTCCTTCCATCACGGTGCACCAATGACAACTCGAATAACCAATAGATAGAAAAATCGGTTTATTGGCTAACCGTGCTGTTTCTAAAGCCTCGTCACACCAAGGCCACCAATCAATTGGATTTTCTGCGTGTTTCCGAAGATAGAGGCTTTTGGATTCAGAAAGGCGATTAACCATGAGAAATACCTAAAAATTTATTAAGATTCAATCAATTTCTTTAGTTTAACATTTTGATTTGCTGATTGGTGGGTATTAATTGAGGTTGAGTTAGGTATTAGGAATTTATGGTTTAATATTAAGTCTGGGTAGAGACGCGCCAAAAGCCTTACGGCATGGCTCCGCCAAGGCACGTCTCTACGGAGATTATTTATTATATTTAGGGTTTTAAAATTATGGTTTCTCGCCGACAGTTTAATCAACTCGCTGCTTATTTTTCTCTAGGCTCATTAATTCCTCCATCTATTTCTAAACTTTTTAATTTTAACACAACAGAAGCCGAAATTCAACAGGAATTAAAGACATTATTATCAATTTTAGATCCAGAAATTGAACTTTTAGTCCCCACCTATTTAGGAAATGATCAACGGCGTTTTTATGGTCAAGGTGTGCCGGAAAATATTAAACAAATTCATAAATTTCCCTTGGGAACAGGGGTTACTTATGTCGGACGAACTCGTAAAGTTTGGAGTGGGGCAGGATGGACAGGACAACCCACAATTACAAGAGATCGAGGAAAAACCTATTTAATTATAGGGGCTTTTGACCATTATTTAAGAAAAATAGAATTAGAGACACAGCAGGAAATTTGGAGGTATAAATTTGATGATGTGATTAAAGGAACATCCAGTATTTATATTGATGAAACTGCAACGGATGAGAATCGTATTGTTGTTTTACAAGGCAGCCGTAGTAGTTTATCTAAAGGCGGATTAGCCACCAGTTTTCGGGCAATTTCCTTTAGGACTGGGAAAGAACTCTGGAAATTAGATTTACGTCCCACCCCAAGTTATAGTCGAGATAACGATAGTTCTCCTTTATATTTAGGAGATGGTGTCATTTTTAATGCTGGGGAAAATGCGATTGGTTATTTTCTCAATAGTTCGGTTAAAACGGCGGAAAAAAAATCAGGATTTTTACAACCTCAAATTTTATCGGAAGTAAAACTCTATGGAGATGGAGACAGTAGCCGACATGGTGGAAATTTAGTCAGTGAATCTTCTCCCT from the Planktothrix tepida PCC 9214 genome contains:
- a CDS encoding thioredoxin domain-containing protein produces the protein MVNRLSESKSLYLRKHAENPIDWWPWCDEALETARLANKPIFLSIGYSSCHWCTVMEGEAFSDPGIAQYMNQNFLPIKVDREERPEIDSIYMQALQMMTGQGGWPLNIFLTPDERIPFYGGTYFPLEPRYGRPGFLEVLQAIRRFYDLEKTKLQAFKDEIMTHLQQATLLPISELTEDLLQKGLEANTGVVSRNEYGGPRFPMIPYADMALRRIRFNIEDQYDAKQACTQRGLDLALGGIYDHVAGGFHRYTVDPTWTVPHFEKMLYDNGQIVEYLANLWSAGIQKPAFKRSIQGTVAWLKREMTAPEGYFYASQDADNFTSSNESEPEEGAFYVWHNSELEQFLTPEEYAVLQEQFTITKAGNFEGKNVLQRTNSDELSNIIESALAKLFKVRYGELPETVKTFAPARNNQEAKTHHWLGRIPPVTDTKMIVAWNSLMISGLATAARVLGDVEYLELATKATQFILKNQWIDGRLHRVNYEGQPDVVAQSEDYALFIKALIDLYQASLTVTTDFVQSDYWLEQAKKVQEEFNNLLWSVELGGYFNTAKDMGEDLLIRERSYIDNATPAANGVAISNLVRLFLLTENLELLDLAEPGLTAFSSVMQKSPQACPSLFTALDWYRNNTLVRTSLEQISALSVQYFPATIFKADHTLPNDIIGLVCQGLKCNKPAQSSEEMLQQLQASQSRS
- a CDS encoding PQQ-binding-like beta-propeller repeat protein; this encodes MVSRRQFNQLAAYFSLGSLIPPSISKLFNFNTTEAEIQQELKTLLSILDPEIELLVPTYLGNDQRRFYGQGVPENIKQIHKFPLGTGVTYVGRTRKVWSGAGWTGQPTITRDRGKTYLIIGAFDHYLRKIELETQQEIWRYKFDDVIKGTSSIYIDETATDENRIVVLQGSRSSLSKGGLATSFRAISFRTGKELWKLDLRPTPSYSRDNDSSPLYLGDGVIFNAGENAIGYFLNSSVKTAEKKSGFLQPQILSEVKLYGDGDSSRHGGNLVSESSPSRLGNRIFMASGSGHIYGIDLKTRKIIWDFYTGSDIDGSAVISQDGKLFCAIEKQYIPGNGGVLKLNPNREPKDSVDWFLPTKNQSFNTWNGGVIGSVALNDEYNPDGFPAIFATNAIDGYLYIGSQTITTGKTVNGPLGTGQYKTPIILAQKKIGASISTPIFTDGYKLITAGYDGVYLFNLYWEEARANQSNVIPNQRGEYYRLRVEQTGRFKPGVSFESTPVVWQGQVMICGRDGGLYTLG